Proteins encoded together in one Solanum lycopersicum chromosome 7, SLM_r2.1 window:
- the LOC138337363 gene encoding uncharacterized protein, producing MSVYYHPGKANVVADALSRLSMGSVAHVDEKNDLVKDVHRLARLGVFLMSISYSGVIVQHGAESSSVVEVKEKQESDPILLELKDTHNSRYSINPSVTKIYHDLREVYLWNGMKRDITNIVSKCPNCQQVKVEHQKPRGEAALIGPDSVLYDMEKVQLLRYRLKTAQSRYKSYADVRRRELEFQVDDWIFLKVSPMTGVMRFGKKGKFSPRYVGPYKILKRIGKVAYELELPAKLEAVHSIFDISLLKK from the exons atgagtgtgtaTTATCATCCTGGAAAGGCAAATGTAGTGGctgatgctcttagtagattatctatgggtagtgtagcccatgtcgacgaaaaaaatgatttagtgaaggatgttcacaggcttgctcgcttgggagttttccttatgagcatatcataCAGCGGTGTAATAGTTCAGCATGGGGCAGAATCGTCTtcggtagtggaggttaaggaaaagcaagagagtgatccgatcttgcttgaactaaaAG ACACTCATAACTCCAGGTATTCTATTAATCCAAGTGTCACTAAGATTTACCATgatctgcgggaagtctatttgtggaatggcatgaagagggatataacGAACATTGTGAgcaagtgccccaattgccagcaagtcaaggtagaacatcagaaaccaagag gtgaagcagctttgatagggccagattcagtTCTTTAtgatatggagaaagtgcaactccttagatatagacttaagacagcccaAAGTAGATataaatcttatgcagatgtaaggagaagggaactagagttccaagttgatgattggattTTTCTTAAAGTGTCACCTATGACAGGGgttatgagatttggaaagaaagggaagttcagtcctagatatgtaggcccttacaagatcttgaaaaggattggaAAGGTGGCATATGAAttagagttgccagcaaaattagaagCAGTGCATTCGATCTTcgacatctcactcttgaagaagtga